ttcaaatatgcagtcagtatactagaaaaaatctcgatttgctcgaacaggggacgcgaggaatcggtaggtaatgatgacgtttctcttgtttgcgcccgcaagtacaaaatggttaggatgacgtaaatcgagaaaatcccaaagggagtttctaagagtttgtgtattgtgacatcacaataaacagataaatttggtttgtcagacacaaatcatcagtGGGGccgacagactcgatccaacagatcacaaatatctcaaggtcaagcgtgtcaaattcaacaaaaaaaacagatcctgaaactatgaagccgcaaccgcgtttaatgtgttacttatatcacaatttctttttttcgttatcaatcctgttaagtcaatctaagcaatctaagctttactttcccgtgtattaaacaccatttagttcaatgtcaacattcgcatgcgttatttgatgctcacgtccacccaacagcgaacgtgacataaccgacactcagtcacgctacgctaatcgaaagtcgtacgtaactttgaattgccgccgcgcctttcaaatttgacgcataacagacatcgacaagaaagaaagctttacaaaagtcgaaataattccatgatcagtattgcgatatttcatgcttcgtccgtgggtcttcgttattcgctcgtttttattcGACTGTGATATTTTTCGACTGTGATCGCAGAGATAGATTCAGCGGatgttattactccttctttgacaaatttacttcaataaaatgcttgaaacgttaatttttcaacggtcttatgcacagtatttatgttaaatacacatcccataaacaggttatcaaaagcgggggcagctctagtgaacactatttctagtacaccttttgctgttcattacgagaaaatacgcattcatttgtgtgaattgacgaccaatagcgcgaagatgcattcatgagcgccaagaagcgaacatttgcatgtaactcacattcaataacgatttttgcatttttgtttacattcaatagcattttcatatattcatatgcgtcattcggcatacaaaagaggaaaatatactttcatttgcgctaacattcaagccattaacaccatcatgaaaatcattagagacaataaacaaacaataaagtgcataaccattcattaacattttcatcacactgtttgaaattcattaacattcctggacggcgttagtgtggataagacaaatattactgcgattgaacaaacaatagagcgttctttacattcaatgtacaaacatcgattttcaattgaacaataacaaatttgccaattgttttcttatgaATTTCGGCTTACCCTTCAATAACCTCtctatttaaacattttggcaGATAGGTCTGCATGAAGCGGTACCATTGCGCACTTTTAGCTGctgtaattgtgtcaatatttCGGTGCAGAGCCTCATGTAGTTGCTGTGTTCGAAACTCCCCTAGTGGAATTCCTCGGACTCTGGCTTCATCTCTGTCATCCATACATCTTTGGATTTCCGGACGAGAGATGTCGGCCTTAATTGCTGCTTTCAGACAACTAATTGCCTGCTCCACGATGTTTAAAAAAGGACTATAGGGAGGAAGCATTTTCAACTCCGTGTTTGGGGCGGGAACGGTAGGGTTTCGGTGGGCCGGTGCTCCGTCATATACAAAGATAACGGACTCTTCTGGATCCAGATTTGTCCTTGCCTGTGTCAGGAAATTATCGAAACGCGCTGCATTCATTCCGCCAACAAAAGCGGAGGAAAACACAAGTCCATTAATAGGCGATATTGCCATTGTCACAGTCAAGTTTCTTCCTCGCTGGCCGCAAACTTGGCGATAGGCTCTCTCTCCTTGCCGCGCTCTACCGTGACTTCTGGCCGTCCAGATGTTGTAGCCGCATTCGTCTACAAACACACAGTGTCGCACTACGGCATAGTTCATAAACCATGTCGCGTAATCGACTCTCTTGTTCAGCACATCAGGTCTGTTTCTGTCAGCAGGGAGGGGCCTTGCCAGTTTTACTCGAAACAGCATCCCGTCTAATGTCCTTGATATGGTGCGGTCATGGATTTCAGGTTTGACTGGTAGTCTTCTCCTCAGTTCGTGGTTTATCTGAGTAAGTGTGAGTAAACAGTTTTCGTTGATGACCTCCTCATCTCATCATCCACGTGCACGTTGTTTCTACCACCTCTTGTTTCTACCACCTCTTGGTCTCTCCCGGATCCTGCCTTCTCTGATGTAGTGCGCCACGATGCCTCTTGCCGTTGATCGATTCACTCCAAGCGTATCTGCGACTAAAAGATAGTCTTCCTCCTCGTCATCGAATGCCTAACGATTCTCTCTCTGTGTTCGAGTGGTATTCGGTTTCTCCGTGGCATTTTGCTAGAGGCCAGAAGCGAATAAACTGGTCaacaattttcaaggtttttatACCATTctgcacttgaaaaaaattacatagcCTCTCGGGAGGACATATATTACATTCATACACCACACCGACAATGCAAAagtcagaaaaatttgttattgttcaattgaaaatcaatgtttgtacattgaatgtaaagaacgctctattgtttgttcaatcgcagtaatatttgtcttatccacactaacgccgtccaggaatgttaatgaatttcaaacagtgtgatgaaaatgttaatgaatggttatgcactttaatgtttgtttattgtctctaatgattttcatgatggtgttaatgacttgaatgttagcgcaaatgaaagtatattttcctcttttgtatgccgaatgacgcatatgaatatatgaaaatgctattgaatgtaaacaaaaatgcaaaaatcgttattgaatgtgagttacatgcaaatgttcacttcttggcgctcatgaatgcatcttcgcgctattggtcgtcaattcacacagatgaatgcgtattttctcgtaatgaacagcaaaaggtgtattaATAGCTGCCCCTCTTGTCCTTTCCACAACATGAAATGATCTAGCGCTGCTTTGCCATTGTGTGAccacaaattttaaattttgtcttctctgTAGGGCTGATTCCAATAAATTATGATTTCAGGATACTTAGAACAAATTTTGAAGGCGTAACGACCTGGAGTATTTGAGAGATTATTGCAGAAActctaaatttcattttaagatgATGTTCTCCCTGTTGTTCATGTTGCTTTAATTAAACCCCGTATTATATTTAAGAAGAACTCCcttgaaaaattaacatattaATTTGTCGAGCttctatattaaattttttagcacttaaatattattatataataatttctGATGAATCTTTCCTGTGCTACAGTAATTAAATCCTATGTTTCAAACAACTCTTGAGGTTTACTTGTCTAAAATAAATATAGTGCTCTGCTGGAATATTAATTCTCTTACATGCCCAGACGATGTTGTACATCAGTGAAAGCTTGGATTAAGGTTCTTATAACATAATACACCTTGATAAAGGCCTCACTTGAAAGACTTATTCAACAGTAACACCATAGCTGCTACTGAGAACATCATCAAACCTTTTATACCAGATAGTGCAGAACCCAAACTTtagaatctgattggccaaaaTGGAATTTGGAATCCAGCCATCTGAGTAATATCATGGATAAATCATTCCATCCATAACATTGAATAATTCAGTAAGTCCTAGGCCTGCATAATTACTACTTTATAGGACTGAGAAaatctgttcttttttttccaatatgtATAACCTACTTAACTAAAATCATGTAAAAAGCTGTCTTGGGGCAATTATTGAAAGCTCTCACAGTGAAGTAAAAATTTTCAGCCAGACTTCAGAATACCCAACCAGTTagttgaatttcatttaattacaaaAGTAGGTGTCtatttctttgcctttccCTTCAAATTAACAGGGTTAAAACAATAGTAGCTAAGAATTTTGCAATTGAGAGAAAGACCAccaccaacaacaacagatTTTCATGAGAACATTTTAAACATCATAAACAATGTATTAATACTTGTACACAGATGATATTTCTAACATCAAGTTACAGAAAAGACATATGCAGATACATTAAGGCAATCAAAGGATGCTTTGAATAAGTCATGGATATATATAATGTACTTGTTTGGAAGAtgattgaatttctttttaaactgGCAGTCAATGGGTCAAATTATCATTGTTTCAAGACCACTTACGAAAGCCTATATATAGAGGCATTGCCATGTCACTTCGAAAAGTCCCTGTCAATAattgacaataattatcattgatCTGCTATTGACATACGTATTAATTTGTTTACACCTGAGTGAGtggcaaatttgcatattctgaGTTCTAACAATAGTTGTCTCTACGCTTCATGTATCCATGACTAAATATTGAGAACAATAGGTGGAAAACCAGAAAATGGCAGAATATTTATTACCACAAAccaaattttacaataaaaatttaagTTCAATATCATGTATggatgttgtggtttaaatttatccttggtttaacgttttttttttttttaactggcTTCAACTTTATTAGCCAATGTttcagattatggtaatgaatacatgaccaatgaaagtaaaaattgaaccagttttaaaaattttgcaccagaAATAAATTTATACCACAGGAAAGACACTAGTTTTACCTTGAAATGGTTCCACTAAAATCCCTCTTGTCTGTGGAATAGGTGCTCTAACATCGTCGGTAGCACTAAggtaaataaagttgttaGCTTTGATGCACAAATCTGTCATATAAACCTCATGtttaaatgaacaaaaaaatcgtTCCAGGCCTTTTTCCTTCGACGAGGAACACGTTTGAGAAAGATCGTGTTTTGTAAGGACTCTTTGGGAACCTTGCTGATGAAATTGAAGTTCGTTCGTCACATGGAAAACTAATCAACTTTTGGCTAAAAATAGACGTGTTCTATGTCATAAAGGTTAACTATCTAAATATAATATTCCAAATTTTTATACTCTCGTacttttttaagaatttatCCTCTTACTAAAACATAGAAATAAGATAGccagagaaaaaaagtgacaTAGTTGAATCAAAACTGAATTATTGCGACattaaaacgaaataaaactgaattcAAAATTACCGACTGGCGAAACCAGCTGCATTCGAACCATTTGCCGCCTCAGCATGTGAACTTGTTGCTTGAGTTTGAGGGTCTTCGCATGAATCCAGATGCATTTCCACCGCCATTTCCAAATTTCCATTGCAAGCCTCCAACAAGGACTTTGCGATCGCTTTAGAAGCACCCGTGACATTCACAAACTGATCCACTAAACTAGCAGGTATCTTCGGCttggtcgccattttggaatccACGAAACCCAGATGAGCCCGGGAAAAAGCTTTAAGTAGGGAGGGGTatctaaaaaaatattgatgatcCTTGTTCAGAGAGGGATTTGAAAAGTGATAGGAAAACTTCGGAAATAACtaatttgttcattaaaaatgTCATAGATGTTCTAGAATGACAAAAGAATTGTACGTAAATTTCAAGAGTTTCACACCCACCCTgccagggttttttttttttttggcgctGGAAACCGAGGAGGTCTGAGACGAAAAGTTTGGCTGTTGTGAGATGTTGTTTTACTTTGATAGATTCCTTCTTGTGTAAAATATCTCCAGCAGAAACAATTTATCCCAGCGAATTTCTGCTTTATACATGTAGTGGGCGGCTTGAAAAAGAGAGATGCAAACCTCTGCACTGTGATTTTCATAGGACGAACGAGTTGTTGCCATAACACAATTTTCATAGTATGGCTAGCGgggaatttgaaaattgttttcctCTGAGCTGCGTTTAACGAAAGAGGAAATGAAGAAATACGAGTCTTTGGTTGATTGCTTCTCAGTGAACGAGCGTTAAACTGACAAGGATTATTATCAGATACTTTGCAAAATGAACCAGGGTAAGTAAGTTCGTGTAAATTTGAAATATGAAGCATCAGTGCCTGTATAAAATTGGAGGTCAAATTCAATTCCTTTTCATTCCTACAGTTGTATAATCCTTACCATGTAGCATCGAGTTCAAGAGGCAAGACAAATTGAGGTTCAAACTAGGTTGTTATACAGTTGTTTAAACTCCGTTTTAACCCTCAATATTAGCGCTAGCGTGGCTAAACGATTTGTATGTGGTATTTTAATAAGTTATTTTAACGCTCGCGAGCAAACCCTTTTCATGAGCACCTCCCCCGTGGTGAGAAGTGACCAGCGCGGCTGGTCAGGAGAGGTAATAAGCTTAATAGAAGCTTTCCAACATTTCTAGCTTTTCTGAAATGTAACTCAGACAACTATGTTATCAGTTCGATAGATTAAACTATAGGAACAAGCAAAGAACACTATTACGtaaggttttcattttgggTTTAACTTATCAGTTTTCTGCACCCCTGATCGGTTCTTAAAGGGCCAAAAGGGAAGACTGCTTTTACGGTCTCCCTGGGTtgtcaaagaaattttaagTAGAAGGGGAACTTATGACTGTTGACGACAGTCTGGTCTAATGGTTACTTCTGTGCTCCTTAATATTTTATTCATCGAAGAGTAGTATGTTAACATTTTCActaataaatttatttctgtggaattttctttccagGCATGAACTTTTCTTTTGGGCGACGCCAAGAGAAGGTTGACTGGCGTATGTTAGGTGAGAAAGCTTTTAATAGTGCAGTACCAAATACTAATATTTAAATAGAATAGAGTGCACTACTAGTAGGTGTTTTTAGAATTTATACTCTTGTTAACAACTGGCAGTCACAAAGTGGAGGTTGGGTGTCAGAGAAACATCCAGGATCTTCCACTATTAGCAACTAGCCCCTGGATGGAGACCTGACTTCCCATGGCTGGCAAATGCGGgcacccagccatgagcccccacacgGCATGGGAGAGGCATAGGCACCCACCACACTGATAACAATTAATATTAAAGTGGGAAAAGGGGGAGGGCGTTAGTGAGGGGAAATGCTCGGATATGttggccattttttctttcttctttttgacTGCTAAATCCTTGAGCACATCTTGATTAGCGTAAGGCAACATCTTAGAAGGATCCTaatcatttcttcaaagatcttaaaataatttataatgtATTCTaatgtgaaaaatgtttgaaggTCTTTTCAAGATCCATCAAGGATCCTGTGAAGATCTTTGTCAGGTCTTTGAGGATCTtttaatatattaaaataaagaTCCTGTGAGGCGTTTCACCAGGAATTGTTAACTGACGGGTTTTGGGTTAATTTCCGCTTTTCTTGTTGAAGTTTCTCGTTGTTGTAGTTTACGCTGGAAATTTCAGCTGAAATAATTGTGATCTTGTTgtggtggtaatttgaacttGCTCAATATTGTCAAATCTTAGTGCCTCACTAATCCCTACCAATATATGGCACCTCAgttttctatagaaactgCAAACCTTTTGTTTGTTGATTGTATTCAACATCACAAGTTACAACTTGGAAGTTCTCAGATATTCATTGACTGCTAATATTTCATGgcaaaagagagaaaaagttTTATGCCCAGGGAACAATGTTTTCCCTTTCATGATATACAGCAGAGTGATATGTTCCTAATACCTGTGACAAAACATTATGCCCTACAGAATTTTCAAGACTGTGCATTTAACAAGAATGCTATTAAAGAATGAGTTTGCATTGACAGTAATCGTAAATTGGGGTTCATAAGAAAATTTAAGTGGAAGTGAAAATTAATATCTTTCTACTTTTTCAGCATCCGTGGATGTTGATAGAATCCAACAAGAGATGGATGTGAAGACTCTTCAAAACAACATTATGCATGTCACATTTTGTAACATTGAGGCTGAGCTGGTGAGTTATAAAATTGATCAAGTTGgaattcaattttgtttttgtttttttccatgcTATATTGTGTGTTTTTAAGGGTCGGAATAAAGAttggtttttgctttattataattattactagaCCCTGTCCCCAGGGTGAACTCGTGCCCAaggggcttttgctgctgtgttaagcttgatagtagttatcaactttcaaagattgctgaaatcctctgggtaaatcagcagggtgctcttgaaaaacaactacatcctggtcggtagactgggatacttgcaactgaagtactactccaggaacaaagcacttaatgactgctcccctgagaaatcagttagttttggctccagaaaacattggtaaaattcaaaggacaggaaataatgttatttacaaatacaGCTTATATcaaacatcaagatatccatgatcaagaatcttttaggaagtcgGGATTCCTTTATTCCGCACTCCAGAGTCCAGTCCAACATTGTGTCGTCACGGCTGTCACGTTTGtggtacggctatcaccaaagggaaaacaccggttcccgtctctTCACCGAagttagggagcttaagcaaacacgacggcgacggaagcgagaacgtcatctgaaaatgtaacttcgcgtttctgcaatcaatttttaaaagggagcttaagcaaccacgacgacgactgcaacaaaaaccccacaaatttgcatatttgacaatggaaaacagtatttttgcacgctttgcacgtgcatatttcatcttttgacattttgaagacgttctcgttctttctacgacgtgaaatgacctgttttgcagttgtgtggacgacgtcagcatatgatgacaaatgttcaattttgtcttcttatgccccaagcgcttgttccaatttaattccaggacagttagaacacatttttcaagcataacgactttgaataactaaaaattgattgcagaaacgcgaagttacattttcagatgacgttctcgcttccgtcgccgtcgtgtttgcttaagctccctgttaagccctgttggacgggatTAATATCTGGATGGGCGACCAAGTCCACGGcctccgatattgaaatctctagtttattaaatcgaaatcctttaaaacacagcaaaaaatcaaagattttctttgcaatatgtttgaatTCATTAATATgctatggtcactgatatttataaaatcgattagatgtattcttgaagttcagcaagaccgataaagtcgaacaattcggcgagagatcggcaagtcaagcacacgcgaatataatctttgggtaaattattcacattttgcagcctatgtaagcttctttttacctcttgattattcgtagtggtctctagagccgataaacattttgaaaaagtccagaattgccttcaaacaactgtaaaacagcgtgaaacttgataaatcagaagtcgctcggctgtttgtttaccattcgagctataactatttaacgtgagcttgttttgaaaagtgctgtcttcctcatttcgaacttcgttgtcctacaatacactgatcttcgatctttgcaataggtttgaaatttattaatctactatccttattgatatttataaaatcgaatagatgtattcttgaagttaaacaagaccatagttagtagacaagaccgataaaattgaaagatcggcaagtca
This sequence is a window from Acropora palmata chromosome 9, jaAcrPala1.3, whole genome shotgun sequence. Protein-coding genes within it:
- the LOC141891934 gene encoding uncharacterized protein LOC141891934, encoding MLFRVKLARPLPADRNRPDVLNKRVDYATWFMNYAVVRHCVFVDECGYNIWTARSHGRARQGERAYRQVCGQRGRNLTVTMAISPINGLVFSSAFVGGMNAARFDNFLTQARTNLDPEESVIFVYDGAPAHRNPTVPAPNTELKMLPPYSPFLNIVEQAISCLKAAIKADISRPEIQRCMDDRDEARVRGIPLGEFRTQQLHEALHRNIDTITAAKSAQWYRFMQTYLPKCLNREVIEG